The Methanooceanicella nereidis genomic interval AGCCGCTTATAGAACAGTTAAAAGAAAATGGAAAAATGGTCATACCCGTAGGCAAATACACCCAGGAGCTCGTGCTTGTCGAAAAGATAGAGGGCAAAGTGCGCATGCATGACAGGGGCGGGGTGGCTTTTGTGCCAATGGTGGGTAAATACGGTTTTAAGGAAAGGGGAAGATACATTTAGCCCCGTCCGCAGATAGGGTTTAACTGGCATTGGCAAGCCAAATAATCCCAAAACTAATTAGATAAATTATTTCTTAATCAACTGACATAACTTCAATTATTAACTCGTGGTGACGATGGAGTTAGATCTTTTCTACACGGCCGGAAGCGAACAATTTAAAAATATCGTAACGGATAAGCTTCGCAGGGTTTTCAAGGGCCTTAATGTAAAAGATAAGGGAAAGCTTGAGGTGTTCGATAAGGCGTGGGAGCCGGACAGAAGGCAATTCGATGCGTATACGCTGCTGGACTACACCATAAGATGCATGACTTCAGACTATGCGCTCTGGGTCGTCGATGAGGATATTTATTGCGAGAACGTAAATTTTGTGTTCGGCCTGGCGATGTATAATATCGCGGGTGTCGTCTCGATCTTCAGGCTGGACTCGCCGGAGATGGTGGCAAAAGAGGCCATACATGAAGTCGGACATATATTAGGCCTCAGGCATTGTAAAAACAGATGCGTGATGCAATTTTCCAACACCCTTGAAGAGGCGCGTAAAAAGCCGGATACATTATGCTCAAAGTGCCATTCTATTTTGAACCGTAAGATAATTGAGACAGGTCAGATAATGTAAGACCGGGTATTTACTGTGGAAGGCCGTGGCACGTATACGCTAATCATGCATTTGAAGAAAGGCCAAAAGCTTAAGGTGGGCGCTATAGGCGACATCTACTTTGACGAAGGCTATTATGCATATACAGGGTCTGCCCTTGGCAGGTCTGGATATGCGAGGGTGCGAAGGCACCTGAACGTGGCATCCGGCAAGAACGCCACAAGAAGATGGCACATTGACTATTTATTACCATACGTCGAGGTTATCGACATAATAACTTCGCCAAGGCCGGAATGTAGCGTGGCGGAAAGCATTGACGGAGTGCTTTCAAGGATATCCGGTTTCGGCTGCAGCGATTGTAAATGTCTTTCCCACCTGCATTTTTCCAATGACATGGATGTAATGATGAGAGTCGTCAGGGAATCTCATCGCATATAAGAAGGATAATTAAATTATTTTTTTATTATAAAATTTATTTAGTTTAGCTATTGCTTAATAAAATATTATTTATTTGAAAGATAAAATATGAAATATTCTATTAACAATTAAAGAAAAATTTATATAGATATAATTCCTTGTATATTCATGTCAGCGATTTTCAGTCATGCGACAAAGGGGCAAGGTCATGGAATCCAAAGGCAACATAGCGATCATTGAGGACAATATTGAGCTACAATTCCTGTACAAAATGGTGCTAGAATCAGAAGGTTATACAGTCGCATATACAGCAAGGAACGGGGAAAAAGCGCTGGAAGAATATAAGAGATGCGCCCACAGGCCGGATCTTTTTATCATCGACAACAGGCTTTATAACTCGTCCGGAATGGACACTGCGAAAGACATTCAGAAAATTGACCCTAAAGCCAGGTTTTTATTTGCTACGGTGGACAGGAACCTTGACGGTAGAATGGAAGGCGTTAATGCCATCGGAGTGCTTTATAAGCCATTCTCTATGCGTAAATTGACCAACACGATACACAGTGCAATGGAAACCAGGTAAATAGATAGCAAGCGATCAATATCATTAACCATCCATGGGCCGTATCAAGCGGATATTACATAATTTATTTTTTATTTTTTTCAACGGGCTTTATTATCAATACCACATCATTAAGGAAAATTTCTAAGATCATCGATTTGTAGAATGACACGAATACATTTATATTAAATATTAATTAAATTAATAAATATACGCTTGATATGCGGGTGTAGCGATCATGAATGAGCTCTACGTAATTAGACATGGCATAGCAGAGATGATATCCCCGGCAGGCGGCGGCGATGAATCCAGAGAGCTGACAAAAAAAGGCAGGGAAAAGGTCAGGCTCATATCAAAGACACTTAAGGACCGGGAGATATTTTTTGACAGGATAGTCTCCAGCCCCCTGACGCGGGCCGTTCAGACGGCAGAGATCGTGAGCCGGTATTGCTCGGACCGGGAGGAGATAGCTTTGACAGATTACTTAAAGCCGGGAAGCAGTTATGAGGACCTGATCGAATACCTGAACAGGACCGAAGGCGCGGAAAAAGTAGCCATAGTCGGGCATGAGCCGTTCCTCAGCGGTTTCATATCGTATTGCCTTTCCAGGAGCAAGAGCTCTTTCGTGGAGATGAAAAAGAGCGGTGTCGCATTGCTTGAGATCGATGGAATGATCATACCGGGAAAGGCTAAATTGTTATGGCTTATGGGCCCGAAACAGTTCATGGACTGAAAATGATAAAGCTACTTAAAAGCCTTAACGGAAATGCTATTTTAAATATAGTCATTGTATGATATGCAGGCATTATCTAAAATAGATGGCAGATAACACATAATACCATAAACAATAATATTTATTATCACATTCTTGTAGAAGCCTATAGCCTGAACTTTTATCATCAACGCCCATGACAGAAAAACAAGCCATCATCGACCTGGGGTCGAATACGACCCGCATGCTCATTGTTGAAGTGCTGGATAGCGGCGCTTATCGCCTGGTGGAAGAATCAAAGGAGAATATCAGGCTCGCCGAGAACCTGATGCCGGACGGGATCATTAAGCCGGCAGCCATTAACAGAGCGGTAAAAGCCGTGAAGATCTTCAAGAACATTTGCGAATACCAGAACGTTGACAGGATCATAGCGATGGCGACGGCGGCGGTAAGAGAGTCGAATAACCAGAGCTATGTGCTGGATATGATCAAGGCAGAAACAGGCATCGAATTCAAGGTCCTATCTCGCCAGGAAGAATCGTATATGGGCTACCTGGGCGTGATCAATACGATCGACATCAAAAACGGCATCATACTTGACCTTGGCGGGGGCAGCATGGAGATCACAGCCATCAGGGATAGGAGGCCGGTAGAATTCACGAGCCTTCCTTTCGGTGCTTTAACGCTGACGGAAAGGTTCCTTGACATTAATAAGCCGTCTGACTCCCAGTTTAACGACCTTTCGAGCTTTCTTATGAATAACTTCAGGCATGTACCATGGTTAAACTCGTATACGGGATACGAGCTTGTGGGAGTCGGAGGGACCGTAAGGACGATAGCAAAGATCCACCAGCGGGCCATAGATTACCCGTTCGACGACCTTCATAACTATGTCATATCGCCTCAGGAAATATCAGTGATCTTTACCAGGCTTAAAAAGACGGGTTTAAACGAGAGGATGGACGTTCCGGGGCTTTCAAGGGACAGAGCGGACATCATAATGGGCGGCATATGTGCGATAAACACTTTGATAAGGTATCTGAAGGTCTCCAGTGTACGCGTATCATCTCACGGGCTCAGGGATGGCATATTTTTCAACCATTTCCTGAAAGAGCCTGTCGTAAATGATGTGACAGAGTTCAGCGTAGATAACCTCTCAAAGCTCTACGGGCTTGATCGCGCTCATTCCCAAAGAGTGTACGGGCTTTCGAAAAGCGTCTTTGAAAATCTAAAACCCGTACATGACCTTCCGGAAAGCTGCCTGAAGATCCTGTGGGCAGCGTCGATGCTGCATGCATCCGGGTACTATTATGATTTTCAGAACCGCTTCAACAATACGTTCTATAATATTCGCAACAGCAGGATATTCGGGTTCAGCCATATGGATACGTACAAGACAGCCCTTGTAGCCGCATACTATGGTGCCGGAGGGGTAAAGAACCGTTCAGCCGTGCTTGATATGATATTGAACAAGGACGAGAACAAAGCGCTAAAGAAGCTTGGCGTGATCCTGGCCCTTTCGGACAGCCTTGACAGAAGTAAAAGAGGCAGGGTCACTGGCGTCAATTTTGAGACATCAAGGAATAAAGTAACGATGGAGCCGATATTCAGCGGAGATATCTCTGTGGAGCTTGATACGGCTTCGAATGTTATCCCCTACTTTAAGAAAGCATTCGAATGTGAGCTTATAATAAAAGGCTGTAACAACAGCCCATAATATATAGAGAGATATATGCGGCGAAATGATTTTTAAATGACACCGTAAGCAAGTTTTTATACGAATATCAATCCAATATTAAGTGATCTTAATGAAGAAAGTTCGTGGACTTGGACTTAAAAAAAGTTATCCTGGCAAATTATTTATCGTCGAGGGCTGTGACGGCTCGGGTAAAAGCACACAGCTGTACCTATTAAAAAAATGGCTTGAAAGCGAAGGCTATTATGTCTTCTTTTCGGAATGGAACTCATCGGACCTTTTAAAGAAATATACGAAGAAAGCAAAGCGTAAGAACCTTCTTACGCCCACTACGTTCAGTCTCATTCATGCATGCGATTTTGCCGACAGGTATGAAAAACTTATACTCCCGCATCTTCGCGCCGGCCACATCGTGCTTGCGGACAGGTATGTGTATACGGCATATGCCCGTGACATAGCACGCGGATGCGACCCCGAATGGTGCAGGAACCTTTATGATTTTGCGTTAAAGCCGACGATAGGGTTTTACTTTAAAGCCCCTCTGGACGTATCGTTAAGCCGCATACTCACAGGCAGGACCGAGCTAAAATATCACGAGGCAGGTATGGACCTGGGATTATCGAGCGACCCCGTCGAGAGCTTCAAATTATTCCAGGGCATCATCAAGCAGCAATATGATAATATGGCCGGTAGAGAAGGTTTCACTGTAATGGACGCGACAAAGACCATCGAAGAGCAGCAGCAGGAGATGCGTAAGATCGTGAAAAGATCGCTTGTAGGATATAAGTCGCCTATAAGCTGTGCACAGGGGCTTAGTTCAAGGCTTGTCACCCCGGTGACGGATTATTAGGAGCGGTGAGATGACGGATAATCTATTTTACGGCACAGGCCTGCCATACCTGAAGCTTAACAAAAAGCATCTGAGCGGAAAGCTCATAGTCATTGAGGGCGCGGACTGTTCGGGCAGATCGACACAGATCGCCCTGCTAAAAGAGTACCTGGAAGCCAGCGGGCACGGCGTACTGGATACAGGACTGCGGCGCTCAGGCCTTGTAGGCGAAGCCATAGAAGAGGCAAAAGGCGGCAATACGCTGGGCAAGACTACGCTCAGCCTGATGTATGCGACTGATTTCGCCGACCAGCTGGAAAACAAGATCATACCTGCTTTAAAAGCAGGGTTCATAGTGCTGGCGGACAGGTATATATTTACGCTGATGGTCAGAGACCTGGTAAGAGGGGCGGACAAAGAGTGGCTGCAGGAGCTTTTCAGCTTTGCCCTTGTACCGGATAAGATATTCTATATGAATGTCGACCCCGAGACCCTCCTTCATCGCGCGCTGCTAAAATACGGCCAGCTGGACTACTGGGAATCAGGCATGGACGTTTGCCTGTCGAGCGACATGTTCGAGAGCTTCACCAAGTACCAGTCGCAGCTAAAGGACGAGTATGCGACGCTGTCGCTTGAGTACGGCTTCGATGTGATCGATGGCTCAAGGACCGTTGATGAGATCCAGAAGTACATCCGGGATAGAGTGGATGAACTGCTGGAGAGTAAAAAAGCGGCCCCTAAGGCGAAGGCAAAAAAAGCTAACTGAATAAATAAATGAATTCCCGGAACATTGATTTCCGGGTTCTCTGTTTTTATTGCTTTAACCGTAGATCCCGAACATATCCGTCATCGGAGCTGGCCACGACCTTTCAGCTACCACGCAAGACCCGTCCATGATGCCGTGATTGACTATACGGTCATCTATGCATTGTTTGACTGTCATGCCTCCTGCGCCATTCAACGGATCGTCATATGTCTTTGTATCCGTCCATTCTTCGCCAGGCCTCAGTGTGATATATTTACCGTTATACTCGATATATGCCGTACCGTCCGCGCCGATATTCTCGACTTTGATCCCTTTACAACTGCAGGGCAGATCGTAAACGTATTCCAGATTGCCGGTATGCGAACTTCTTGTCTGTCCGGGATATACGGCATAGATGTCATCCTGTTTCTCGCCAAGGATGACTTTCAGGTTCCCTGTGGCCCCTGTCGAGAATGGCACTTTTAACATATTTGCCGCCCTATCGTAGGAATATTCCGCCATAATGGGCGTTCTTTCTATTTTACCGTCATATCCTGAGCTATCGGAACATTTTCGGGACATTATCGTATGTTCGAGAAATATGAATTTTCCCGGCTCTAATGTAGATATTGCAGGCTTGATATTACCGGTCGAAGGATCTGACATTCCGATGCCGGTTTTTTCATTTATGGACTGCTTTATGTCCTGGCCGATACAACATGAAGAAAGCAGGATGCCAGCAGTGATGAGCGAAACAAGCAAAAGCCGGTGCATTGATACATCCTTCATTGATTCCCCCTGCTAAGATATGTCTTATCATTTAATATTATTATTTTAATAATTTAACAAATAAACGGATAAAAAATGAATATTATGCATATTTTGAGGTATCGTCCATTGCCCGGACCCCGATACTGAATTAAATATCGCTTGAATAAGATCAGACGGGCTTTGGCCATTATGGGCCTGGACCTGTAGTGTATGAGTATATGGGATATACTACGCTAAATGCAAATTATGAAAAATATCAGCATTCGATGCCACGCATGTTACATAGTCTTTTGAGCCCCCCGACATAAAGACTATGTAACATAAAATATTGTTATATTTTCTTGTATATACGTTTATTGGTCTTTTTGAAATTTTGCATATAAAAGTATTAATCAGTTTAATATCGTCAAATAAAATGATATATTACCAACCTGTTAATGTACAATGGTATAGGATCCAATAGATAATATCCGGTCCGTTTTAAGCTATCGATCGGCCAAACTGCCCTGAAGAGAATTAGCAAAAAAGAGCGTTGATAAGCGGCTTCTTTATGTCTTTAATCGATTTTAAATGTCCCTCTTTCGTTATATTTTCCGATAATACATAAATCGACAAGTCACATTTATTAAATCATAGGGGGGATGGAGTATGTTTAAGGTTAGAAGACGCTGGATAGCTTTAGCGCTTATCATGGCCGTTATAGCCATGGCCCTGCCGGCAGGAGCCTATATGACACCGATACAGTACGGCTTCCCGAACGTTTTTCAGGACTCTGAGTCCACATATTTCTGCAGGGACACCGCAGAAGCCAACGAGTTTGAGTTCGTGGACATCAACTGGGGTGGAGGAGCGCCGTTTTATGGAGGGCGCGGGTTCTCGTTCCCGTCCATAACTCAGGTCAGCAGCAGATCACAGGTAATGACTCATACCGAGTTCGCGCATACCCGTGAGACCACTGCCATAGGTTATCCGTTCTTAGGGATAGGAGGATGCCCGATACCCGGGCTATATTAGATAACCGCGATATAGGCGGAGAGAACCAGAGATAGGGGGGACACCACCCCCTCTATCCATAGTATTAATGTTCTTTCAAAAAACCGTTTTAAGTTCGAGACCGGATAAGTAGTTTTGAGAACTATCGAATTTTAAAAAATTTGAGCAACATGGCAATCACTGATCAAACTATCCGAATGCCATGTCGGTCGCTTTAAGATTTCCGGTCCTACTGTAAAGCGATTTTCTGCACATTATCATTTCTGCCATGTAAAATGATTTTATAGCTTATAGACATATACTGATACTAATCTAGTAACCATTTAAGGCGGACTGAACATAATGAATTACTACATCGGCATATACCCGGGACGGCTTGACCGTAGAGGCGCTTTGTGCCTGATAAAAAGAGAGCACCAAAAGTACTCGTCGACTTTCATCAATTCCCAATTTTCCGGAAACCCTGACCTGGAACGAGCACTGGCCTTTGAAGGAAAGCTGAACCCCGTACCAGCATATAAGATCTATCACCTGGAACACCTTGAGCCGAAGACAAGGCTCCCCGAATACGTCAATGCTTTAAAAAGGGCACTGGAGACCTATTCGAAAAATAATACGGATTCTTCGCCCATCGAAATAATCATCGATCAGACTGATGTCGGCAGTTCGTTCAGGTCCATGCTGATGGACGCCCTGTATAATGACCCAATAAAGTCGCTTTTAAACATGCCTTCTTCGATAAAGGATGCAGGTAAAGAATTGTCTTTTATTGAGATCTGCGTTAAGGACCAGGACACGATAAAGAAGACAAATGAGCTGATATTCATATCGAAGAAAGACCTATTCACTAACCTTGCAATACTCGAGCAAACCGGAAAGCTGGATGCGAACGACACCGGGACAAGAGAGTGGTATAATAAGGGGATATCCAGGTTCATCGATAAATTGCCCGCCCTGCTGGGATACCTCGGGGAAGCGGATGATGAAGGACAAATGTACCCGGACGTCGCGGATTATAGCCGGTTCAGGAGCATTGCAGTGGCATGCTGGAAAGCCGAGCATGACAGGAATAGTTTCCCGGCGACGATGATCGATTTCAGGTATAATTACGTTTAGATGATATTAAAACTTTAAATATTTTTTACATTCAGTTGATCCAAAATAAAACGCGGTCGGCGAGACATTTAAGGTCTGCCCGGAGCGAACGAACGAAGTGAGAGAGCGAAGGGATGCGTAGATATCAATATTATCACGGTCTTGCGCCTATACTAATCCGACTAACTGTAAAATTTGCAATATGATGATTACGGAGTATATTATCCCTATCAAAAAGGGAGCGCTACATTCAATCTTTGTGAATGGGATATGACGTAATTTTTTGTATACCGCTTCTTCCTGACTGAACATTTGTACGGGTAGCTCCCTTTCCATCTCGTGTATCACCTGGAACTTAGCGTGATTCAGGTTTCTGTACGAGGCAATGTTCATGAACCAGAATGTGCACACGACCATGCCCGTTATTGATATTAGTATGACACCATATTGTGGAAGGTTCTTAATCAGGCCCATTGCGGCAATGAGAAATGTGTTCACCGCAACGTAGAAGCTATTAGTGGTCTGCCTATTCTTCGTTACTTCACTTGTGGTTGCCACCATGATTTTGTACTGCTCGAATAGTGTTGGGTTTACCGTCTTTGATGCATCAATTATTGTTTCACCCCCAGTTTCCAGCATCTGTGTTTCTTTATCTGCCATGTTATCCCTGTTCCTCCAGCCAAACTTGAAGTTTTGCGGTGTTCCAAGGTATGACTCTAGCACCATGATCCTTCAGGGGCTGGGGTACCCGGTGGTTTTCGTCCCGGTATATCCTCACACCTATCACGGGTTTTCCCAGTTCATACGCCTTGTTAATCTCCCATAGGACCGCCTCACGCGACGCGGTCTCCTGCCCTATCATGACCACTAGGGCTGAACTCTGTCTAATCCGCTCCGTGCACTGTGTCTTCCATTTCTCATCGAATGGTTCCTTAACAGAGTAGTCGGTGAACTCTACTGGGAACCTTGGGTCCTTTGCCTGGCTCCTCAGGAGATCCACTTGTGCCTCATCCTCGACGTGGAAACTGATGAAGACCCTGGGCTTCATGGTCTTCCCGTAGCTAGTTATTGTCCGATTTGCGGTACTGCTACCGCCATCTTGTGAGTATCTTGTCGCATGGGACTCTCTGTCCCGTCTGAAACCTCCACCCATTTCTTTAATCCTCCGTTATTTTTTATTTGCCTGGCCTTCAGGTCAATCCTTACCAAATTTTTCATTATCAGGCTGATGTCGCCCTTGTCGTGTTGGACCCATTTACCGTTCTTGTATTCCTTTCCGTAGAAAGCGCTGACATAGTGGCTTTGAGTGATGAAGCCATCCGCATTTGAAAACTTTACAAAATTACTCGGGCCTATGCCATAGAGCAATAGATTGTAACCTCTCTGCTTTATCTCTCTGACATAATGCCTTGCCCTCCGGACCTCCTCAAGGGTGCTTCTGTGGAGAAAGTCTCCCGTGTGGAAGACCATACAGCACACGCCCATATTAGCCAGGATGTCCGCGTGTCCCGTAATTTGATGTGTATTAGAGCCTTTGACAAGACCCAACGGAGTGCTGTCTCTACATCGCTTTATGATCTCGCCGGTCCACCGGAGCATCCTTTCAATCTCCATGGCGCTCCGCCGCATCTCACCCTCATAGGTTTCGCCGTCCGGCGTCATATAGAAGTCTGGGCCGAGTGCCTTGACTGCCTCGACATAAGTGTCGACGGTACTTCTGGCTATGAGTTTATCGCGCATAACCGAGGACAAAACTATCTTGACACTGCTGGGACAATCCAGGTACTCCCGTATGTTACCAGTCCTGATGATGTCGTGGAAAATGCGGTTGAACTCCCTCCCATTTTCCCGAAGCAAGTCCTGTAAACGTACAGCGATGGCAGTGCATGGGATGTACTTCCAGGGCAGGTACGTCGCTGTTTCCCCGAGCTTCACGACTGGTGTTACCGCTAAGAACGAGGGATATTCCGATGATATAGCATGCGGGCAATGAAGGATGTTATTGAATTCAGGATTCGGGATAGCACCTAAAGTCTTCTTGATCAAATTAATTGGAAGGGTTACGTTTTCTTGCACGACAACCATGTTGACAGCCGATAGCTTAAAGATTATTGACTTAATATAGTCATTAAAGTGTATAACGTTAATGTTTTTAAAATACTACATGAGGTGTAAACGTGGAAGAGATCGTACACATTGTACCTTTGGGGTTCGAAATCGACCGTGTTATAAAACCGTTTGAAAAGCTTAGGGCAAACCGAGTATACCTGTTATACAGGGGAAATGCTCTGCCCACAAAGAAAGGCGATGCCCGTGCGAAGGACCCAGGCCACTTCCTCAGCACTGTTAAAGTGCAGTTGGAGGACATGGGCATCAGCGTTGTACTCGTTGAAACCGAGATATTCGATGTCCTCGAACTGTTAAAGGCTGTAAGTGGCATTATACTGAAGGAAAAGCTGGAGAAAAATATCGTCTACGTGAACATGTGCGCCGCCGGCAGGCTATCATCAGTCGCTTCAACATTGGCGGCCATGTACCACGACGTAAAGGTCTATTATGTTAAAGCCGATGATTATCCGACAGAGGGCAAAGCGATCATTGAGCACGGTCTTTCAATTGTCGAGAAGCCCAACTACTCTATCCTCACGAACTTTACTATCGACATCCCCACAGGTGCCAAGGGGATATTCCTTGCAGAACTCTACCGTAAGGGTGAGATGACGACGAACGATATAATAAAAATGATTGAAGAGAGGAAGCTGCCAGGTTTCGATGACTTGAACGAGGCAATCAAGGGCAAGGAGCGAACGCTCAATAATAAACTTGTCAGAATCAATATGGGACTGCTTAGGGACCTAGAGCATAACAACTACATCGAAGTCGAGAAGAGGGGTAGGAAGAAGATTATCAAGATAACAGATAAGGGAAGTTACGCCGCATGTTTAATCGGCGAATACACAGAAAATTTTCCGTCATTATCATCATAATGGTCATCAATACGTCCTTACCATTATGAAAATATTATAAAATAATAAAATATTAGTTATAAAATGTATATATTATGCTTGCTTATTAAATTATATCTTAAAAATGTAAATTCTAGGGTAAATGAGGGGTCATAAAATAGGTTAAGGTGCTAACGATCTTCAATAGGTTATGATAATCGACCAACAAAAACATTGCGTATTGGTGATGAGCAAATAGTAAATTAGTATAGTAATTGTTATTGTCGGCTTCCTAACTTGTACTCCATGTAAAGCCATATTACAAGTTTGCATTTCATTTGTGAAATTAATTGATCCTACCCTATTATTAATTGTACCCTGTTTTATTAGTAAACCTTTATCATGAAATAATAACCAATTATCTTCACTTTATACAATTACATTATAAAAGCCAAAAGGCATATTTTTAAACGTAAACATCCCTATAGCTGCATTTAACCCATCATTAGAATATTGAGGATTATTAGATAAGTCAGCTATTTTTTAATCTTCATGTTTTCGAGTAGCTGCATTATACCTTACCCCTCATAATGTAACTTTATAATCTGGTTATACTATTAAAATTGGAATCAATTGACATTCCGCTTATCACATCACTTGTGACGGGTGTAGATACGGGAATTATAATTGGTGTATCGGTAGAATCAGAGTCACAGAAGGTGTAACTACAGTTGATCCTGTACATCCACAGAGAAGAGTTACTAGTAATATAATTGTTATAAGGACTAGAAGGTTATATCCAATATTCATAACACACACTAATAAAAACTAAAATAAATAGTACTATAGACTATTATGCTTGATAAGGGATAAAGAAAAAACAAAAAAGTACAAGTTTAGAAATTAAATTTAGATTTCACAGGAAAACTTTTTGAAAAAAGTTTTCCGTTAGCCTTTCAAAAACTTTTATCTATAGCAACTCCTTCGGAGTTACAAATATTTTTTATTAAAAAGCAGAGTAAAGATAATTCAGAAATATTAATAGAAAATGCCCTGTGCCGGACTTGAACCAGCGACATCCAGATCTTCAGTCTGGCGCTCTCCCAACTGAGCTAACAGGGCCTATATATACAACAAATATACAAGCACAGATATTTCAAACTATCCCCCAAAAAAAAGGATAGTTAATGGGGCTGAGGGGATTCGAACCCATGGCCGCCCGGTTATGAGCCGGGCGCTCTGACCTGGCTAAGCTACAGCCCCTTATGTGTGATTGAAGCGCCGCCAACAGGACTCGAACCTGTGACATGCTGGTTAACAGCCAGCCACTCTACCAACTGAGTTATGGCGGCAATACGGGATTGCAAGAACCTATACTACCCTGTATCGTATATATAATTAACGGTCACCGATATTAATAC includes:
- a CDS encoding peptidase translates to MELDLFYTAGSEQFKNIVTDKLRRVFKGLNVKDKGKLEVFDKAWEPDRRQFDAYTLLDYTIRCMTSDYALWVVDEDIYCENVNFVFGLAMYNIAGVVSIFRLDSPEMVAKEAIHEVGHILGLRHCKNRCVMQFSNTLEEARKKPDTLCSKCHSILNRKIIETGQIM
- a CDS encoding GIY-YIG nuclease family protein, with product MEGRGTYTLIMHLKKGQKLKVGAIGDIYFDEGYYAYTGSALGRSGYARVRRHLNVASGKNATRRWHIDYLLPYVEVIDIITSPRPECSVAESIDGVLSRISGFGCSDCKCLSHLHFSNDMDVMMRVVRESHRI
- a CDS encoding response regulator; this translates as MRQRGKVMESKGNIAIIEDNIELQFLYKMVLESEGYTVAYTARNGEKALEEYKRCAHRPDLFIIDNRLYNSSGMDTAKDIQKIDPKARFLFATVDRNLDGRMEGVNAIGVLYKPFSMRKLTNTIHSAMETR
- the sixA gene encoding phosphohistidine phosphatase SixA, translated to MNELYVIRHGIAEMISPAGGGDESRELTKKGREKVRLISKTLKDREIFFDRIVSSPLTRAVQTAEIVSRYCSDREEIALTDYLKPGSSYEDLIEYLNRTEGAEKVAIVGHEPFLSGFISYCLSRSKSSFVEMKKSGVALLEIDGMIIPGKAKLLWLMGPKQFMD
- a CDS encoding Ppx/GppA phosphatase family protein, with translation MTEKQAIIDLGSNTTRMLIVEVLDSGAYRLVEESKENIRLAENLMPDGIIKPAAINRAVKAVKIFKNICEYQNVDRIIAMATAAVRESNNQSYVLDMIKAETGIEFKVLSRQEESYMGYLGVINTIDIKNGIILDLGGGSMEITAIRDRRPVEFTSLPFGALTLTERFLDINKPSDSQFNDLSSFLMNNFRHVPWLNSYTGYELVGVGGTVRTIAKIHQRAIDYPFDDLHNYVISPQEISVIFTRLKKTGLNERMDVPGLSRDRADIIMGGICAINTLIRYLKVSSVRVSSHGLRDGIFFNHFLKEPVVNDVTEFSVDNLSKLYGLDRAHSQRVYGLSKSVFENLKPVHDLPESCLKILWAASMLHASGYYYDFQNRFNNTFYNIRNSRIFGFSHMDTYKTALVAAYYGAGGVKNRSAVLDMILNKDENKALKKLGVILALSDSLDRSKRGRVTGVNFETSRNKVTMEPIFSGDISVELDTASNVIPYFKKAFECELIIKGCNNSP
- a CDS encoding dTMP kinase translates to MKKVRGLGLKKSYPGKLFIVEGCDGSGKSTQLYLLKKWLESEGYYVFFSEWNSSDLLKKYTKKAKRKNLLTPTTFSLIHACDFADRYEKLILPHLRAGHIVLADRYVYTAYARDIARGCDPEWCRNLYDFALKPTIGFYFKAPLDVSLSRILTGRTELKYHEAGMDLGLSSDPVESFKLFQGIIKQQYDNMAGREGFTVMDATKTIEEQQQEMRKIVKRSLVGYKSPISCAQGLSSRLVTPVTDY
- the tmk gene encoding dTMP kinase, whose amino-acid sequence is MTDNLFYGTGLPYLKLNKKHLSGKLIVIEGADCSGRSTQIALLKEYLEASGHGVLDTGLRRSGLVGEAIEEAKGGNTLGKTTLSLMYATDFADQLENKIIPALKAGFIVLADRYIFTLMVRDLVRGADKEWLQELFSFALVPDKIFYMNVDPETLLHRALLKYGQLDYWESGMDVCLSSDMFESFTKYQSQLKDEYATLSLEYGFDVIDGSRTVDEIQKYIRDRVDELLESKKAAPKAKAKKAN
- a CDS encoding RipA family octameric membrane protein; this encodes MADKETQMLETGGETIIDASKTVNPTLFEQYKIMVATTSEVTKNRQTTNSFYVAVNTFLIAAMGLIKNLPQYGVILISITGMVVCTFWFMNIASYRNLNHAKFQVIHEMERELPVQMFSQEEAVYKKLRHIPFTKIECSAPFLIGIIYSVIIILQILQLVGLV
- a CDS encoding TIR domain-containing protein yields the protein MKPRVFISFHVEDEAQVDLLRSQAKDPRFPVEFTDYSVKEPFDEKWKTQCTERIRQSSALVVMIGQETASREAVLWEINKAYELGKPVIGVRIYRDENHRVPQPLKDHGARVIPWNTAKLQVWLEEQG
- a CDS encoding HFX_2341 family transcriptional regulator domain-containing protein, with the protein product MEEIVHIVPLGFEIDRVIKPFEKLRANRVYLLYRGNALPTKKGDARAKDPGHFLSTVKVQLEDMGISVVLVETEIFDVLELLKAVSGIILKEKLEKNIVYVNMCAAGRLSSVASTLAAMYHDVKVYYVKADDYPTEGKAIIEHGLSIVEKPNYSILTNFTIDIPTGAKGIFLAELYRKGEMTTNDIIKMIEERKLPGFDDLNEAIKGKERTLNNKLVRINMGLLRDLEHNNYIEVEKRGRKKIIKITDKGSYAACLIGEYTENFPSLSS